From Magnolia sinica isolate HGM2019 chromosome 13, MsV1, whole genome shotgun sequence, one genomic window encodes:
- the LOC131224377 gene encoding uncharacterized protein LOC131224377: protein MTKLNEEISQQPGASQSSTARDDLLSQVMGEDKYGRVRTYGLGPSPSDLWGATSSQQRMTSIDQRRDERYEELHADIVSLKENIAALSSLREAEMSSLKETMVEISSARDAEISSLKETLMKLIATMNNANNNPPTVFGAAASSNMNQQSSSSSHWVNSQKHSTNKGKTTSCTSAGDVTRVLLTSIVKPGVTIAKGIILSKDSLTKVGGHELGIDFWEVLIHVAIVREEVLIRPYGRYKTIGDAIGTSIVWPSIMCKV, encoded by the exons ATG ACAAAACTCAATGAAGAAATATCTCAGCAACCCGGGGCCTCACAGAGTAGCACGGCAAGGGATGATTTATTATCTCAAGTTATGGGAGAAGACAAGTATGGTCGTGTCCGCACTTATGGGTTAGGACCATCTCCATCTGATTTGTGGGGTGCAACATCTAGCCAACAAAGGATGACTTCCATTGATCAGAGGAGAGATGAAAGATATGAAGAACTACATGCTGATATAGTCTCTCTTAAAGAAAATATAGCTGCACTCTCATCCTTAAGAGAAGCTGAAATGTCATCCCTTAAAGAAACTATGGTTGAAATCTCATCCGCAAGAGATGCTGAAATTTCTTCCTTGAAAGAAACTCTGATGAAATTGATAGCCACTATGAATAATGCAAACAATAACCCACCCACAGTATTCGGTGCTGCAGCTAGTTCTAACATGAACCAACAGTCCTCATCATCAAGCCATTGGGTGAACTCTCAg AAGCACTCGACGAATAAGGGGAAGACCACGAGTTGCACTAGCGCTGGG GATGTGACTAGAGTTCTTCTTACAAGTATTGTCAAACCCGGGGTTACTATTGCTAAAGGAATTATTTTGAGCAAGGATTCGCTCACAAAAGTAGGGGGGCACGAACTTGGAATTGATTTTTGGGAAGTATTAATTCATGTTGCAATAGTACGGGAGGAGGTTTTGATAAGACCCTATGGACGATATAAAACAATTGGGGATGCTATTGGAACGAGTATTGTTTGGCCCTCTATTATGTGTAAg gtttaa